The Streptomyces sp. DH-12 genome has a window encoding:
- a CDS encoding cellulose binding domain-containing protein: MRDTRLLRLSRSSTRSLLGLLAALLLPLGLLAPAAAAASPSGGSRAAAPVRIMPLGDSITGSPGCWRALLWNRLQDAGHTGIDFVGTLPPQGCGIAHDGDNEGHGGELVTHVADRGLLPARLAATRPDIVVMHFGTNDVWSGVAPDRVLAAYTTLLAQMRESNPDMRVLVAQLIPMNPATCAACAQRVVDLNARIPAWAAAAGTSRSPVVVVDQWTGFDTATDTYDGVHPDATGDEKIAARWFPALAAQLDGVPGGPEDPDDPGDPDDPAPTCTASFRSVSVWQGGYQAEVTVRNTSAAPVRGWTVTLRSADGARVTQVWNGALTTTADGTATVADAGWNGALAPGASTAFGIIATTTAASASPAATADCPASPVT, translated from the coding sequence ATGCGCGACACCCGCCTCCTGCGCTTATCACGCTCATCCACACGGTCACTGCTCGGCCTGCTGGCCGCCCTGCTCCTCCCGCTCGGCCTGCTCGCTCCGGCCGCGGCGGCCGCCTCCCCCTCGGGCGGGAGCCGAGCCGCCGCTCCGGTGCGGATCATGCCGCTCGGCGACTCCATCACCGGCTCACCGGGGTGCTGGCGCGCCCTGCTGTGGAACCGGCTCCAGGACGCCGGCCACACCGGCATCGACTTCGTCGGCACCCTGCCCCCGCAGGGCTGCGGGATCGCGCACGACGGCGACAACGAGGGCCACGGCGGGGAACTGGTCACCCATGTCGCCGACCGGGGCCTGCTGCCGGCCCGGCTGGCCGCCACCCGGCCGGACATCGTTGTCATGCACTTCGGCACGAACGACGTCTGGAGCGGCGTCGCCCCCGACCGCGTCCTCGCCGCCTACACCACGCTGCTGGCGCAGATGCGGGAGTCCAACCCGGACATGCGCGTCCTGGTCGCCCAGCTGATCCCCATGAACCCCGCCACGTGCGCCGCCTGCGCGCAGCGGGTGGTCGACCTGAACGCCCGTATCCCCGCCTGGGCCGCCGCCGCCGGCACCAGCCGCTCGCCGGTGGTCGTGGTGGACCAGTGGACGGGCTTCGACACGGCCACCGACACCTACGACGGCGTGCACCCCGACGCGACCGGGGACGAGAAGATCGCCGCCCGCTGGTTCCCCGCCCTCGCCGCGCAGTTGGACGGCGTTCCGGGCGGCCCCGAGGACCCGGACGACCCCGGTGACCCGGATGACCCCGCCCCCACCTGCACGGCGTCGTTCCGGTCCGTCTCCGTCTGGCAGGGCGGCTACCAGGCCGAGGTGACCGTACGGAACACCTCCGCCGCGCCCGTCCGGGGCTGGACGGTGACGCTGCGGTCGGCCGACGGCGCCCGGGTCACCCAGGTCTGGAACGGCGCCCTGACGACGACCGCCGACGGCACGGCCACCGTCGCCGACGCGGGCTGGAACGGCGCTCTGGCCCCCGGCGCGAGCACGGCGTTCGGGATCATCGCCACCACCACGGCGGCGTCGGCCTCCCCCGCCGCCACCGCCGACTGCCCGGCCTCGCCCGTCACCTGA
- a CDS encoding tripartite tricarboxylate transporter permease, whose translation MDTLNSLLDGFGTALTPLNLLWAAVGVLLGTAIGVLPGIGPAMAVALLLPVTYGLDPTGAFIMFAGIYYGAMFGGSTTSILLNTPGESAAVVAAMEGNPMAKSGRGAQALAAAAVGHFAGGMVGTLLLVALAPTVAALAVDIGAPDYFAIMVLAFIAVTSVLGSSRIRGLASLLIGLTIGLVGLDRMTGQQRLTFGSLHLADGVDVVIVAVGLFAIGEALWVAAHLRRRPPDPIPVGRPWLGRADLRRTWKSWVRGPFIGFPFGAIPAGGAEIPTFLSYVTEKRLSKHKDEWGKGAIEGVAGPESAASASAAGTLVSMLTLGLPTTAVAAVMLAAFQQYGIQPGPLLFEREPDLVWGLIASLFVGMVLLLALNLPLAPLWAKLLRIPRPYLYAGIMFFAAVGAYAVGGEVVDLVLLLVIGLIGFGMRRYGLPVLPAVIGVILGPAAEQQLRRALQISDGSVTGLVNTPFSVTVYAVVVLLLAWPLIRRALPRRRTTAPDRSA comes from the coding sequence ATGGACACCCTCAACTCCCTGCTGGACGGCTTCGGCACGGCCCTCACGCCGCTCAACCTGCTGTGGGCCGCGGTGGGCGTGCTGCTCGGCACGGCGATCGGCGTGCTGCCGGGCATCGGCCCGGCGATGGCGGTGGCCCTGCTGCTGCCGGTGACGTACGGGCTCGACCCGACCGGCGCGTTCATCATGTTCGCCGGCATCTACTACGGCGCGATGTTCGGCGGTTCGACGACCTCGATCCTGCTGAACACGCCCGGGGAGAGCGCCGCCGTGGTCGCCGCGATGGAGGGCAACCCGATGGCGAAGTCGGGGCGGGGCGCCCAGGCCCTCGCGGCCGCCGCCGTCGGCCACTTCGCGGGCGGCATGGTGGGCACGCTGCTGCTGGTCGCGCTCGCGCCGACGGTCGCCGCCCTGGCGGTGGACATCGGCGCACCGGACTACTTCGCCATCATGGTGCTGGCGTTCATCGCCGTGACGTCGGTCCTCGGCTCGTCGCGCATCCGGGGCCTGGCCTCGCTCCTGATCGGTCTGACGATCGGCCTGGTGGGCCTGGACCGGATGACCGGGCAGCAGCGGCTGACCTTCGGTTCGCTGCACCTCGCCGACGGTGTGGACGTGGTGATCGTCGCGGTGGGGCTGTTCGCGATCGGCGAGGCGCTGTGGGTGGCCGCCCATCTGCGGCGCCGGCCGCCGGACCCGATCCCGGTGGGCCGGCCGTGGCTGGGCCGCGCGGATCTGCGGCGCACCTGGAAGTCCTGGGTGCGCGGCCCGTTCATCGGCTTCCCGTTCGGCGCGATCCCGGCGGGCGGCGCGGAGATCCCGACGTTCCTGTCGTACGTGACGGAGAAGCGGCTGTCGAAGCACAAGGACGAGTGGGGCAAGGGCGCCATCGAGGGTGTGGCAGGACCGGAGTCGGCCGCGTCCGCCTCGGCGGCGGGCACGCTGGTGTCGATGCTGACGCTGGGCCTGCCGACCACGGCGGTGGCGGCGGTGATGCTGGCAGCCTTCCAGCAGTACGGCATCCAGCCGGGCCCGCTGCTCTTCGAGCGTGAACCCGACCTGGTGTGGGGCCTGATCGCCTCGCTGTTCGTCGGCATGGTGCTGCTGCTGGCCCTCAACCTGCCGCTCGCACCGCTGTGGGCGAAGCTGCTGCGGATCCCGCGGCCGTACCTGTACGCCGGCATCATGTTCTTCGCGGCGGTGGGCGCGTACGCGGTCGGCGGCGAGGTGGTCGACCTGGTGCTGCTGCTGGTCATCGGCCTGATCGGGTTCGGCATGCGGCGCTACGGGCTGCCGGTGCTGCCCGCCGTCATCGGCGTCATCCTCGGCCCGGCCGCCGAGCAGCAGCTGCGCCGAGCCCTGCAGATCAGCGACGGCAGCGTCACCGGTCTGGTGAACACGCCGTTCTCCGTGACCGTCTACGCGGTCGTGGTGCTCCTGCTCGCCTGGCCGTTGATCCGCAGGGCGCTGCCCCGCCGCCGTACGACGGCACCTGACCGAAGCGCCTGA
- a CDS encoding tripartite tricarboxylate transporter TctB family protein, with product MTTDGTTPAPTPAPTPAPTPTPEPTPSTTARSWLRDHSELGVSVLLLALGGLVLADALTMDVDLTQRGPVGPKTVPVVVGAALLLVAALLAVDVLRGGRGQAETGEDVDLTEPADWRTVLLLSGVFLGSAVLIEPLGFPAAGALLFWGAAYALGSRRADRDPLIAAVLSLVAYALFDKLLGVPLPGGPLMGVL from the coding sequence GTGACCACCGACGGCACCACACCGGCGCCTACGCCGGCACCCACACCTGCACCCACGCCGACGCCTGAGCCGACGCCGAGCACGACTGCCCGCTCCTGGCTCCGCGACCACTCCGAACTGGGCGTCAGCGTCCTGCTCCTCGCCCTCGGCGGGCTCGTCCTCGCCGACGCCCTCACCATGGACGTCGACCTCACCCAGCGCGGCCCGGTCGGGCCGAAGACGGTTCCCGTCGTCGTCGGCGCCGCCCTGCTCCTCGTCGCCGCCCTCCTCGCCGTGGACGTGCTGCGCGGCGGCCGGGGCCAGGCGGAGACGGGCGAGGACGTCGACCTGACCGAACCGGCCGACTGGCGCACGGTCCTGCTGCTCTCCGGCGTGTTCCTCGGCTCCGCCGTCCTCATCGAACCGCTCGGCTTCCCCGCCGCGGGGGCCCTGCTGTTCTGGGGCGCCGCCTACGCGCTCGGCAGCCGCAGGGCGGACCGCGACCCGCTGATCGCGGCGGTGCTCTCGCTGGTCGCTTACGCCCTGTTCGACAAGCTGCTCGGAGTGCCGCTGCCCGGCGGTCCACTGATGGGAGTGCTGTGA
- a CDS encoding tripartite tricarboxylate transporter substrate binding protein, translating into MRLRTPLALLGAALLVLVGPPLLTTGSGAESGTHIPGLRLMVPNTPGGGYDITARTAARNAEDAGLTGSVEVFNLPGAGGTVGLTHLVNERGNGKLAMSMGLGVVGAVRSNHAPRTLADTTPIARLTEEQDVVVVAKDSPYRTIGDLVEAWRAAPGRLPVGGGSSPGGPDHLAPMMMAQAAGIAPKDVNYIPFDGGGELLASILGRKVAFGVSGVGEYRDQIEAGELRLLAVTGPERVPGLDAPTLKESGYDVEFTNWRGVVAPPGLTDAERDKLVRLLEALHDSEEWQESMKRNGWDDAFLTGDEFGAFLAAEDERVVSVLKELGL; encoded by the coding sequence GTGCGTCTGCGCACACCCCTCGCCCTGCTCGGCGCCGCCCTGCTCGTCCTCGTGGGCCCACCGCTGCTCACGACCGGCAGCGGCGCCGAGAGCGGCACGCACATCCCGGGCCTGCGCCTCATGGTTCCCAACACGCCCGGCGGCGGCTACGACATCACCGCCCGCACGGCCGCGAGGAACGCGGAGGACGCCGGACTCACCGGCTCCGTCGAGGTGTTCAACCTGCCCGGCGCCGGCGGCACGGTCGGTCTCACCCACCTGGTGAACGAGCGCGGCAACGGCAAGCTGGCCATGTCGATGGGCCTGGGTGTGGTCGGCGCCGTCCGCTCCAACCACGCGCCGCGCACCCTCGCGGACACCACCCCCATCGCCCGGCTCACCGAGGAGCAGGACGTGGTGGTGGTCGCGAAGGACTCCCCGTACCGGACCATCGGCGATCTCGTCGAAGCCTGGAGGGCCGCTCCCGGCCGACTTCCCGTGGGCGGCGGTTCGTCCCCCGGCGGCCCGGACCACCTGGCGCCGATGATGATGGCGCAGGCCGCCGGGATCGCCCCGAAGGACGTCAACTACATCCCCTTCGACGGCGGAGGCGAACTGCTCGCCTCGATCCTCGGGCGCAAGGTCGCCTTCGGCGTCTCCGGGGTCGGCGAGTACCGCGACCAGATCGAGGCGGGCGAGCTGCGCCTGCTCGCGGTGACCGGTCCGGAGCGGGTGCCGGGCCTCGACGCGCCCACGCTCAAGGAGTCGGGCTACGACGTGGAGTTCACCAACTGGCGGGGCGTCGTCGCCCCGCCCGGCCTCACCGACGCCGAACGCGACAAGCTCGTCCGGCTGCTGGAGGCCCTGCACGACTCGGAGGAGTGGCAGGAGTCCATGAAGCGCAACGGCTGGGACGACGCGTTCCTGACCGGCGACGAGTTCGGCGCCTTCCTGGCCGCCGAGGACGAACGCGTGGTCTCGGTACTGAAGGAGCTCGGCCTGTGA
- a CDS encoding response regulator: MRDGEGAADTVGVLVVDDDFRVARVHRAYVERVDAFRVVGVAGSGEQALRAVEELRPDLVLLDLYLPDVFGLDVIPRLRTAGHDCDVMVVSAARETDAVRGAVRHGVVDYLLKPFDFEDLRGRLERYAVQRGLLRDTVVRGQADVDRVLAGAAMPVASALPKGMSAETAGLVERTLREAEGSLSASECARLTGVSRVSARRYLEHFHAVGAAEVSLRYGATGRPERRYRWFVGAGGEADAGGRGVASGASGVAAGRRGVVPRGSGA, encoded by the coding sequence ATGCGAGACGGGGAGGGAGCGGCCGACACCGTCGGGGTGCTCGTGGTGGACGACGACTTCCGGGTGGCGCGGGTGCACCGGGCGTACGTCGAGCGCGTCGACGCCTTCCGGGTGGTGGGCGTCGCCGGCAGCGGGGAGCAGGCTCTGCGTGCTGTCGAGGAGCTGCGTCCCGATCTGGTCCTGCTCGATCTGTATCTGCCCGACGTGTTCGGGCTCGATGTCATCCCCCGGCTGCGGACCGCCGGGCACGACTGCGACGTCATGGTCGTCAGCGCCGCGCGCGAGACGGACGCGGTGCGCGGCGCGGTACGGCACGGCGTCGTCGACTACCTCCTCAAGCCCTTCGACTTCGAGGACCTGCGGGGGCGGCTGGAGCGGTACGCGGTGCAGCGGGGGCTGCTGCGCGACACGGTGGTGCGCGGGCAGGCGGACGTCGACCGGGTGCTGGCGGGGGCGGCGATGCCCGTCGCGTCCGCGCTGCCCAAGGGGATGAGCGCGGAGACCGCCGGGCTGGTCGAACGGACGTTGAGGGAGGCGGAGGGGAGCCTGTCGGCGAGCGAGTGCGCGAGGCTCACGGGGGTGTCCCGGGTCAGCGCGCGGCGGTATCTGGAGCACTTCCACGCGGTGGGCGCGGCCGAGGTGTCGTTGCGGTACGGGGCGACCGGGCGGCCTGAGCGGCGGTACCGGTGGTTCGTGGGGGCGGGGGGCGAGGCCGACGCCGGAGGGCGTGGAGTCGCCTCCGGGGCGAGCGGGGTGGCCGCCGGGCGGCGCGGGGTCGTCCCCCGGGGGAGCGGGGCCTAG